From the genome of Ralstonia pickettii, one region includes:
- a CDS encoding YkgJ family cysteine cluster protein: MDCRPHCGACCIAPSISSPIPGMPNGKPAGVRCAQLDDANGCRIFGQPERPAVCGSLQPEPDMCGSSATHAMQFLTRLEIATAAH; encoded by the coding sequence ATGGACTGTCGACCCCACTGCGGCGCCTGCTGCATCGCGCCTTCCATCTCTAGCCCCATTCCTGGCATGCCGAACGGCAAGCCGGCCGGCGTGCGCTGCGCGCAATTGGACGACGCCAACGGTTGCCGTATCTTCGGCCAGCCGGAACGTCCGGCGGTGTGCGGCAGCCTGCAGCCCGAGCCCGACATGTGCGGAAGCTCGGCCACGCATGCCATGCAGTTTCTGACGCGACTTGAAATCGCAACCGCAGCGCACTGA
- a CDS encoding DUF1439 domain-containing protein has protein sequence MTDSTNTAARSKRVRWWAGAAAVGIAIAVTLVACMPTGWTGDGYTFSRSQMQDALARKFPFQRRFLGFFDVTLSNPQVSLDPARNRIAIQADAVVESGLFRQPLTGPLAVSSGLHYDPSTHSIGLNQPSVDRFDLQNVPGGIGPQISSIGSLIAGQLLNDYAVYTFKPDQLKVAGIAVEPGTITVLPEGVHVQAKRP, from the coding sequence ATGACCGATTCCACGAACACTGCCGCTCGATCCAAACGCGTTCGCTGGTGGGCGGGTGCGGCCGCTGTTGGAATAGCCATTGCCGTCACGCTCGTAGCCTGCATGCCCACTGGTTGGACCGGTGACGGCTACACCTTTTCGCGCAGCCAGATGCAGGACGCGCTGGCGCGCAAGTTTCCGTTCCAGCGGCGCTTCCTCGGCTTCTTCGACGTGACGCTATCCAACCCGCAGGTGTCACTTGACCCCGCGCGCAATCGCATTGCCATCCAGGCAGATGCCGTGGTGGAAAGCGGCCTGTTCCGCCAGCCGCTGACAGGTCCACTTGCCGTCTCCAGCGGCTTGCATTACGACCCGTCCACGCATTCGATCGGACTGAATCAGCCCAGTGTTGATCGCTTCGATCTGCAGAACGTGCCCGGCGGTATCGGTCCGCAGATCAGCTCGATCGGTTCGTTGATTGCGGGCCAGTTGCTCAATGACTACGCCGTCTACACGTTCAAGCCCGACCAGCTGAAAGTGGCCGGCATTGCGGTCGAGCCCGGTACAATCACGGTTTTGCCCGAAGGTGTGCACGTTCAAGCCAAGCGGCCCTGA
- a CDS encoding undecaprenyl-diphosphate phosphatase: MDIALAIKALILGIVEGLTEFLPISSTGHLILAGQLLDFNDEKGKIFEIVIQFGAILAVCWEFRHKIIDVIKGLPNDPRQQRFAINVIVATIPAITLALIFGKAIKAHLFNPIVVASAFIIGGFVILWAEWRERHRGETHDPRANALLEAAKAGAPRIETLDDLRISDAIKVGFAQCFALIPGTSRSGSTIIGGLLFGLSRKVATEFSFFLAIPVIFGATVYELYKSRALLSADDLSIFAVGFVAAFISAFFCVRWLLKFIATHDFRGFAWYRIIFGIIVLVTAYTHLIAWQA, encoded by the coding sequence ATGGACATCGCACTCGCCATCAAAGCGCTGATTCTCGGCATCGTCGAAGGCCTGACCGAGTTCCTTCCCATTTCCAGCACCGGCCACTTGATCCTCGCTGGCCAACTGCTCGACTTCAATGACGAAAAAGGCAAGATCTTCGAGATCGTGATCCAGTTCGGCGCCATCCTGGCGGTGTGCTGGGAGTTCCGTCACAAGATCATCGACGTGATCAAGGGATTGCCGAATGACCCGCGTCAGCAGCGTTTTGCGATCAACGTGATCGTGGCGACGATCCCTGCAATCACGCTTGCGCTGATCTTCGGCAAAGCGATCAAGGCGCATCTGTTCAACCCGATCGTGGTGGCGTCGGCGTTCATCATTGGCGGCTTTGTGATCCTGTGGGCCGAATGGCGCGAACGTCATCGCGGCGAAACGCACGACCCACGCGCCAATGCGCTGCTCGAAGCCGCCAAGGCTGGCGCGCCGCGCATTGAAACGCTGGATGACCTGCGCATCTCCGATGCCATCAAGGTGGGTTTCGCGCAGTGCTTCGCGCTGATTCCGGGCACGTCGCGCTCCGGCTCGACCATCATCGGCGGCCTGCTGTTTGGGCTGTCGCGCAAGGTGGCGACGGAGTTCTCGTTTTTCCTGGCGATTCCCGTGATTTTCGGTGCGACGGTGTACGAGCTGTACAAGTCGCGGGCGCTGCTGTCGGCCGATGATCTGTCGATCTTCGCCGTGGGGTTTGTGGCCGCATTCATCTCCGCGTTCTTCTGCGTGCGCTGGTTGCTGAAGTTCATTGCCACGCATGATTTCCGCGGTTTTGCTTGGTACCGGATCATCTTCGGCATCATCGTGCTGGTAACGGCTTATACGCACCTCATCGCCTGGCAAGCCTGA
- a CDS encoding NADH:flavin oxidoreductase/NADH oxidase, with protein MSALFQPFSLRGLTLENRVVISPMCQYSADNGQATAWHHTHLGSLSLSGAGLLMIEATAVSPEGRITNGCLGLWDDATEAALERTLAAIRQNALVPIGMQIAHAGRKASSARPWEGGALLALDAGGWETMGPSALPQRPEERAPREMTDADLARVRDQFVGTARRAVRLGLAAIELHAAHGYLLHEFLSPIANQRTDAYGGSRENRMRYPLEIFDAVRAVVPDNIPVGVRVSATDWVEGGWTPEDSVAFAQALRARGCDWIDASSGGVSPLQQIPLSTGYQVPFAEKIRNGADIPTIAVGLINEAHEAEAIVAQGRADLVAVGRAFLYNPHWAWAAAAELGATVKAPPQYWRAFPRHAKNLFGDTHFGAR; from the coding sequence ATGAGTGCTCTCTTCCAGCCTTTTTCCCTGCGCGGTCTCACGCTTGAGAACCGCGTCGTCATTTCGCCGATGTGCCAGTACTCGGCCGACAACGGCCAAGCCACGGCGTGGCATCACACGCATCTGGGCAGCCTGTCGCTTTCGGGCGCCGGATTGCTGATGATTGAGGCGACCGCGGTGTCGCCAGAAGGCCGCATCACGAACGGCTGCCTTGGTTTGTGGGACGACGCGACCGAAGCCGCGCTTGAGCGCACGCTGGCTGCCATTCGCCAGAATGCGTTGGTGCCGATCGGCATGCAGATCGCGCACGCGGGCCGCAAGGCTTCGAGCGCTCGGCCTTGGGAAGGCGGAGCGTTGCTGGCGCTCGACGCAGGCGGTTGGGAAACGATGGGGCCGTCCGCGTTGCCGCAGCGCCCCGAGGAGCGCGCCCCGCGCGAAATGACCGATGCAGACCTCGCCCGCGTACGCGATCAGTTCGTCGGTACCGCTCGCCGCGCTGTGCGGCTGGGGCTAGCGGCCATCGAGCTGCACGCCGCACATGGCTATCTCCTGCACGAATTTCTGTCGCCGATTGCCAATCAGCGCACCGATGCCTATGGCGGTTCGCGTGAGAACCGCATGCGTTATCCGCTGGAGATTTTCGATGCGGTGCGCGCAGTGGTGCCGGACAACATCCCCGTGGGGGTGCGCGTGTCGGCCACCGATTGGGTGGAGGGCGGCTGGACGCCGGAAGATTCGGTGGCGTTTGCACAGGCGCTGCGTGCCCGCGGCTGCGATTGGATCGATGCTTCGTCGGGCGGTGTGTCGCCGCTGCAGCAGATTCCGTTATCGACCGGCTACCAGGTGCCGTTTGCCGAGAAGATCCGCAACGGAGCCGACATCCCGACCATCGCCGTCGGCCTCATCAACGAAGCGCATGAGGCTGAGGCCATCGTTGCGCAAGGGCGTGCGGATTTGGTCGCTGTCGGCCGGGCGTTCCTCTACAACCCGCATTGGGCCTGGGCGGCCGCCGCTGAGCTGGGCGCGACGGTCAAGGCACCTCCGCAATACTGGCGCGCCTTCCCGCGCCACGCCAAGAACCTCTTCGGCGATACGCATTTCGGCGCACGCTGA
- a CDS encoding TetR/AcrR family transcriptional regulator — protein sequence MTDQDSESSSKRWTRRKEARPQELVAAALSLFVARGYAATRLEDVASAAGVSKGTVYLYFANKEELFKAVVQENLVPALAEGEALIDSFDGTSEALLHEILMGWWELIGESPASGLTKLLMAESGNFPDLAQYYHEEVIDRCDRLFARILERGMARGEFRDVNIDLTTLTMVAPMIFLMMWKHSFGPCSHRELEPKAFIAHVVSLLLHGVLRNPATGAVIPPPPALTAQPWRPLPEGGDNPDQGASS from the coding sequence GTGACTGATCAAGATTCCGAGTCTTCCTCCAAACGCTGGACCCGCCGCAAAGAGGCCCGCCCCCAGGAACTGGTCGCCGCCGCGCTGAGCCTGTTCGTGGCGCGCGGCTATGCGGCCACGCGGCTGGAAGACGTGGCGTCGGCTGCCGGCGTATCCAAGGGCACGGTCTACTTGTACTTCGCGAACAAGGAAGAGCTGTTCAAGGCCGTCGTGCAGGAAAACCTGGTGCCCGCGCTGGCCGAGGGCGAGGCCCTGATCGACAGTTTTGACGGCACCAGCGAAGCGCTGCTGCACGAGATTCTGATGGGCTGGTGGGAACTCATCGGCGAATCCCCGGCTTCGGGCCTCACCAAGCTGCTGATGGCCGAATCGGGCAATTTTCCCGACCTGGCGCAGTACTACCACGAAGAAGTCATCGACCGCTGCGACCGCCTGTTCGCGCGCATCCTCGAACGCGGCATGGCCCGCGGCGAATTCCGCGACGTCAACATCGACCTGACCACACTGACCATGGTCGCGCCGATGATCTTCCTGATGATGTGGAAGCATTCGTTCGGCCCCTGCTCGCACCGGGAGCTGGAACCGAAGGCGTTTATCGCCCACGTCGTGTCGCTGCTGCTGCACGGCGTGCTACGCAATCCGGCGACGGGCGCGGTGATTCCGCCTCCACCCGCCCTCACCGCGCAACCGTGGCGCCCCTTGCCCGAGGGCGGCGACAACCCCGATCAAGGCGCCTCGTCATGA